In a single window of the Elaeis guineensis isolate ETL-2024a chromosome 6, EG11, whole genome shotgun sequence genome:
- the LOC105032018 gene encoding DEAD-box ATP-dependent RNA helicase 53 codes for MMNYLFRRSASVASSASRRSLAALVSAESLRLPSLIPAEPLSSATAGVFRPFNGIAAAEKFGFGGVPRREFHFSVGPLGFRATDAAFAEYAVEDFYDEEKSSAKRGDEGLEIANLGISEEIISDLARRGITKLFPIQRAVLEPAMQGRDMIGRARTGTGKTLAFGIPIMDKIMRFNAKHGRGRNPLAIVLAPTRELARQVEKEFRESAPLDTLCVYGGVPIQQQMRTLDYGVDVIVGTPGRIIDLLKRGALNLSEIQFVVLDEADQMLAVGFDEDVEIILEKLPPNRQSMMFSATMPSWIRKLTQKYLKDPVTIDLVGDSDQKLAEGITLYSIASDNYSKPSILGPLIREHAKGGKCIVFTQTKRDADRLAYIMGRSFGCQALHGDISQNQRERTLAGFRDGRFNILIATDVAARGLDIPNVDLVIHYELPNTSELFVHRSGRTGRAGKKGSAILIYNNQQTRAVRVIEQDVGCKFSELPRITVEGGGEDMFGGMGGRVDAYGGGRMGGSSFGHGGGYGGSGFGRSRGFGGSGGPSGRSGGYGESGSGRFGSFDGSGLGRSGGFGGSSFGRSGGFGDSGSGRSGGFRDSGSGHFGSSGDSGSGHSGSSGDSSSGRFGSFGNSSFGRFNGSGNSSSNGGFGASNFGTNGGVSGKDDVGDAWPGRSFMSSS; via the exons ATGATGAATTACTTGTTCCGGAGATCAGCTTCGGTTGCCTCCTCGGCGTCGAGGCGATCCCTAGCCGCCCTGGTGTCGGCGGAGTCACTCCGCCTGCCGTCGTTGATCCCCGCGGAGCCCTTATCCTCTGCCACCGCCGGCGTATTCCGGCCATTCAATGGCATCGCAGCCGCAGAGAAGTTTGGGTTCGGTGGTGTTCCACGGAGGGAGTTCCATTTCTCGGTGGGACCGCTGGGGTTCAGGGCGACCGATGCGGCTTTCGCGGAGTACGCCGTGGAGGATTTTTACGATGAGGAGAAGAGTAGTGCGAAGAGAGGGGACGAGGGTCTGGAGATCGCCAACCTGGGGATCTCGGAGGAGATTATCTCTGATCTCGCGAGGAGGGGAATCACAAAGCTTTTTCCTATACAG AGAGCTGTTCTTGAGCCAGCTATGCAAGGACGAGACATGATTGGCCGGGCAAGGACTGGGACAGGGAAAACTCTTGCTTTTGGAATTCCAATTATGGATAAAATTATGCGTTTTAATGCTAAGCATGG GCGAGGTAGGAATCCTTTGGCCATAGTCTTGGCACCAACTAGAGAACTTGCTCGACAAGTGGAGAAGGAATTCAGGGAATCTGCCCCCTTGGACACCCTTTGTGTCTATGGAGGCGTACCAATCCAGCAGCAAATGAGAACACTTGATTATGGTGTTGATGTTATAGTTGGAACACCTGGTCGAATTATTGACTTGCTTAAGAGGGGTGCCTTAAATTTGTCAGAAATCCAATTTGTTGTTCTTGATGAAGCTGATCAGATGCTTGCTGTGGGGTTTGATGAAGACGTAGAAATAATCTTAGAAAAATTGCCCCCAAACCGTCAAAGCATGATGTTCTCTGCAACAATGCCAAGTTGGATTAGAAAGCTTACCCAGAAATACCTAAAAGATCCAGTTACCATTGACCTT GTGGGTGATTCTGACCAAAAGTTAGCAGAAGGAATCACACTCTACTCAATTGCTTCAGATAATTATTCAAAGCCATCAATTCTTGGGCCATTAATAAGG GAACATGCTAAAGGAGGAAAATGCATAGTATTCACTCAAACAAAACGTGATGCGGATCGGCTAGCTTACATTATGGGTCGGAGTTTTGGATGTCAGGCTCTTCATGGTGACATTTCAcagaatcagagagagagaacacTTGCTGGCTTTCGTGATGGTCGTTTTAATATTTTGATAGCTACTGATGTTGCTGCTCGTGGATTGGACATACCTAATGTGGATTTG GTGATACATTATGAACTGCCGAACACATCTGAGCTATTTGTTCATAGATCTGGTCGAACAGGGCGAGCTGGGAAGAAAGGATCTGCCATTCTTATTTACAATAACCAGCAAACTCGAGCTGTCAGGGTCATTGAGCAAGATGTTGGATGCAAATTTAGTGAG CTTCCAAGAATTACGGTGGAGGGTGGAGGTGAAGACATGTTTGGTGGCATGGGTGGTCGGGTTGACGCCTATGGAGGTGGTCGAATGGGTGGCTCAAGTTTTGGTCATGGGGGCGGTTATGGAGGCTCTGGATTTGGCCGTTCTCGTGGTTTTGGTGGTTCTGGTGGCCCCTCTGGCCGCTCTGGTGGATACGGTGAATCTGGTTCAGGTCGTTTTGGTTCTTTTGATGGGTCAGGTTTAGGTCGATCTGGTGGGTTTGGTGGTTCGAGCTTTGGCCGATCTGGTGGTTTTGGTGATTCAGGTTCAGGGCGTTCTGGTGGTTTTAGAGATTCAGGTTCTGGGCATTTTGGTAGCTCTGGTGACTCAGGGTCTGGGCATTCTGGTAGCTCTGGTGACTCGAGCTCTGGACGTTTTGGTAGTTTTGGCAACTCCAGTTTTGGGCGTTTTAACGGTTCTGGAAACTCCAGCTCAAATGGTGGATTTGGTGCAAGCAATTTTGGCACTAATGGTGGAGTTTCTGGCAAGGATGATGTTGGAGATGCCTGGCCTGGAAGATCTTTTATGAGTTCATCTTAG